From Limisphaerales bacterium, one genomic window encodes:
- a CDS encoding Na+ dependent nucleoside transporter domain protein, which produces MLMSLIGLVAFIALAWAISMKRDKFPWRTVIAGMGLQITIAAVLIPKTVFGDWVYKVADQTAQNILAFAREGTHLVFGALSENQLMQETFNEPSALVLGVTICGTIILVAVISSLLYHLRILQKIVQGMAWVMQRIMRTSGSESLCSAANVFMGQTEAPLVIKPYLPGMTRSEIMTMMIGGMATIAGGVFAIYAGMGVEAGHLLTASFMAAPTALYVSKILLPETEKSETADGAKSDVKPETTNALDAMCQGASDGMKLTLNVLAMLIGFTAAIALFNYLLTQPQQWAGVANPVTIDMLLGWLNAPFAFLMGVPWADCVEVGQAFGKRIVFTEFIGYLDLTALKDTLAPRSFAIGTFAICGFANFASIAIQIGGIGSLAPERRKDLASLGLRAMAGGILVSYINACIAGLFI; this is translated from the coding sequence ATGCTGATGAGCTTAATCGGCCTCGTGGCTTTCATCGCGCTTGCGTGGGCGATCTCGATGAAACGCGACAAATTCCCGTGGCGCACGGTGATCGCCGGAATGGGACTGCAAATCACCATCGCCGCTGTTCTGATTCCCAAAACTGTTTTTGGCGATTGGGTCTATAAAGTCGCCGACCAAACCGCCCAGAACATTCTCGCCTTTGCCCGCGAAGGCACGCACCTCGTATTCGGTGCGCTCTCCGAAAACCAGTTGATGCAGGAAACTTTCAACGAGCCGAGCGCCCTCGTGCTGGGCGTCACCATTTGCGGCACCATCATTCTCGTCGCCGTCATTTCCAGCCTCCTTTATCACCTCCGCATTTTGCAAAAAATCGTGCAGGGCATGGCGTGGGTGATGCAGCGCATTATGCGCACCAGCGGCAGCGAAAGCCTCTGTAGCGCCGCCAATGTTTTTATGGGCCAAACCGAAGCGCCACTCGTCATTAAGCCTTATCTGCCCGGCATGACCCGCAGTGAAATCATGACCATGATGATCGGCGGCATGGCCACCATCGCCGGCGGCGTGTTTGCCATCTACGCCGGAATGGGCGTGGAGGCCGGCCATCTGCTCACCGCATCCTTTATGGCCGCGCCCACCGCGCTGTATGTTTCCAAAATCCTTTTGCCCGAAACTGAAAAAAGCGAAACCGCCGATGGCGCCAAGAGTGATGTGAAGCCCGAAACCACAAACGCCCTCGACGCCATGTGCCAGGGCGCCAGCGACGGGATGAAGCTCACGCTCAACGTGCTCGCGATGCTCATTGGATTCACCGCCGCCATCGCGCTCTTTAATTATCTCCTCACCCAACCCCAGCAATGGGCCGGCGTCGCCAACCCCGTCACCATCGACATGCTGCTCGGCTGGCTCAACGCCCCCTTCGCATTCCTGATGGGCGTGCCGTGGGCCGACTGCGTCGAAGTCGGCCAAGCCTTCGGCAAACGAATCGTGTTCACCGAATTCATCGGCTACCTTGATCTCACCGCACTCAAAGACACCCTCGCCCCCCGCAGCTTTGCCATCGGCACCTTTGCCATTTGCGGCTTTGCAAACTTCGCCAGCATCGCCATCCAAATCGGCGGCATCGGCTCCCTCGCCCCCGAACGCCGCAAAGACCTCGCCAGTCTCGGCCTGCGCGCCATGGCCGGCGGCATCCTCGTCAGTTATATCAATGCCTGCATTGCCGGCTTGTTTATTTAA
- a CDS encoding GntP family permease: protein MNPLLLLALGLAIVLGGILWLRLHPFLSLILGAFVVGGLTSSEYIEKSLAAKYEGDEFRKEVKARVITEIIALKKLGQPFDEAEIREAVRGKIKTESAEFKTVAHKKAATQAKQNTLERITTAFGTTCGKIGILIAMACVIGRCLLASGAAERIVRGALSLVGIRNAPVAFCASAFLLGIPVFFDSLFLLAIPLVKATWLKMKKNYVLLVVALVAGGTMTHSLVPPTPGPLFVAEELGVNIGTMILTGMAVGIFCSVAGLLYAQWINRRMEVPLRETPEAMKKLEELSNRNISELPSLALSLIPILLPVLLISGVTIYKSGLDPTQTLHPILNLLGDKNIALTIAAGLAMLLAATRLKDRQALADHVQQAMLEGGLIILICCAGGAFGAMLQQSGIGPYISGMMGSEPLDFGLLPLAFVVTAIIRAAQGSATVAMFTGVAIVGSLVTDLDVLSYHPVYLAVAIGCGSKPLPWMNDSGFWVISKMSGMTEKETLKVLTPMATIMGITGIIVTMVAAKLIPMN, encoded by the coding sequence GTGAATCCGCTGCTACTACTCGCCCTCGGCCTCGCCATCGTCCTCGGCGGCATCCTTTGGCTCCGACTGCATCCGTTTCTCTCGCTCATCCTCGGGGCATTTGTGGTCGGCGGATTAACTTCATCTGAGTACATCGAGAAATCTTTAGCGGCAAAATACGAAGGCGATGAATTCCGCAAAGAAGTCAAGGCACGCGTCATTACTGAAATCATCGCCCTCAAGAAATTGGGCCAACCATTTGACGAAGCGGAAATTCGCGAGGCCGTTCGTGGCAAAATCAAAACGGAATCCGCAGAATTCAAAACCGTTGCGCACAAGAAAGCCGCCACACAGGCAAAGCAAAACACTCTGGAACGCATCACCACCGCCTTCGGAACCACCTGCGGTAAAATTGGCATTCTCATCGCTATGGCGTGCGTGATCGGCCGCTGCCTGCTGGCCAGTGGTGCCGCTGAACGCATTGTGCGCGGGGCACTTTCACTGGTGGGAATCCGGAATGCACCGGTGGCCTTTTGTGCCAGCGCTTTTCTGCTAGGAATCCCCGTATTCTTCGACAGTCTTTTTCTATTGGCCATTCCCTTGGTGAAAGCCACTTGGCTTAAAATGAAAAAAAACTACGTACTCCTCGTAGTCGCTCTCGTCGCCGGCGGCACGATGACTCATTCATTGGTGCCACCCACTCCGGGGCCACTCTTCGTTGCGGAAGAACTGGGTGTCAACATTGGCACCATGATTCTCACCGGCATGGCGGTCGGTATTTTTTGCAGTGTAGCCGGCCTGTTGTATGCACAATGGATCAACCGCCGCATGGAGGTACCGCTCCGCGAGACGCCCGAGGCCATGAAAAAACTCGAGGAACTGTCCAACCGCAATATTTCTGAACTTCCCTCTCTCGCACTCTCGCTAATCCCAATCCTATTGCCCGTGCTGCTCATCAGCGGGGTGACCATTTACAAAAGTGGACTGGATCCTACACAAACCCTCCACCCAATCCTCAACCTGTTGGGTGACAAAAATATCGCTCTCACCATCGCCGCGGGTTTGGCGATGCTCCTCGCCGCGACACGCCTGAAAGACCGCCAAGCCCTCGCCGACCACGTACAACAGGCAATGCTCGAGGGCGGCCTCATCATTCTCATTTGCTGCGCCGGCGGAGCCTTCGGAGCGATGCTACAACAATCAGGCATCGGCCCGTACATCAGCGGCATGATGGGCAGCGAACCCCTCGATTTTGGACTGCTGCCACTGGCGTTTGTTGTCACCGCCATCATCCGCGCAGCCCAAGGTTCGGCCACCGTGGCGATGTTCACAGGAGTGGCGATCGTCGGCAGCCTTGTGACCGACCTTGACGTGCTATCGTATCATCCCGTTTACCTCGCCGTGGCCATCGGCTGCGGCTCCAAGCCGTTACCGTGGATGAATGACAGCGGCTTTTGGGTCATTAGCAAAATGAGCGGCATGACCGAAAAGGAAACCTTGAAAGTCCTTACACCGATGGCGACCATTATGGGGATTACAGGCATCATCGTAACCATGGTCGCCGCAAAACTAATTCCAATGAATTAA
- a CDS encoding c-type cytochrome, translating to MRGLIVVYLLTISIFLVAADKPKEKFGDSLKPFVENFKGRGALTDGSMPSTPAEGIKKLKMAEGLAMQVVAHEPAVAQPLNMYFDERGRMWVTQYLQYPFPAGIKILEYDKYLRAVYDKVPPPPPNHFRGKDKITIHEDTNGDGVFDKHKTFLDGLNMARSVITGRGGAWVLMPPYLLYYPDKNGDDIPDGDPTVHLTGFGLEDTHSGANSLRWGPDGWIYGAHGSTCTAEIQGIKFLGQAIWRYHPPTKRFEVFAEGGGNTYCLDFDRNGRTLSGTNYGNTRGVHYVQGGCYIKGWAKHGPLINPHAFGFYKHMAHEGYTKRFPQSMIVYEGGALPGYEGNIISGMSLVNRVQASRLYPDNSTFRTVDTPPMVTTEDRWFRIVDTKAGPDGAVYFADWYDSRLSHLDPRDTWHKSSGRIYRMHAKDAKPSKPFDYSKLSTTELLNLLGHPNKWHRQTAQRLIADRRNASIVPDLTREFMNFKGQGALEIFWAINHSGGFTPKFAEKTLTHANPFVRFWTIRLLGDSHTMTPTLRAKLIALAKTETHAEVRSCLAASCKRWVAKDSFPILAALIHRNEDVNDKHIPLLIWWALENKAVSGSGDLTRLLTDKSIWAAPMTQTHLIKRLGQRFTAEPTSANLKTAARLLALAPTAADRTKFAVGMEEGLRGNSVQNPPKALLAETSKLWNASKHTPTLISLATRLGLPEAMGEAIALVKNPKTSASERRALTKLLSERRSDSALDLLLSQFKTEKTSSRRIELMTALQRFEHDSVGTVLLARYAEMPQRERESAQNILSSRANWSLEFITAIDAGKIKREDVRPATVLAMQSHKQKTIAALVKKHWGQLRQSTEAKQQRMQSVAALIAENQGDAEAGKLVFAIACAACHRLRGQGGNIGPSLDAYQLNNPGFLIPAVVDPSLGIREEYAGFNVVTKDNQRLTGFIAQTAPKFIVLRDLAQNSITLPRKEIKDLQAMPVSLMPEGLLDTLTPQQVRDLFAFLMAK from the coding sequence ATGCGCGGATTGATTGTTGTTTACCTGCTCACGATTTCCATTTTTTTAGTTGCGGCGGATAAGCCGAAGGAAAAGTTCGGCGATTCGCTGAAGCCGTTTGTCGAGAATTTTAAGGGCCGCGGGGCGTTGACGGATGGGTCGATGCCTTCTACTCCCGCCGAGGGCATCAAGAAACTGAAGATGGCCGAGGGGCTGGCGATGCAGGTAGTGGCGCATGAACCGGCGGTGGCGCAGCCGCTCAATATGTATTTCGACGAACGCGGGCGGATGTGGGTGACGCAGTATTTGCAATACCCCTTTCCGGCGGGCATCAAAATTTTGGAATACGATAAGTACCTGCGCGCGGTGTACGACAAAGTACCGCCGCCGCCGCCCAATCATTTTCGTGGCAAAGACAAAATCACCATTCACGAGGACACCAACGGCGATGGTGTTTTCGACAAACACAAAACCTTCCTCGACGGCTTGAATATGGCGCGCAGCGTCATCACCGGTCGCGGCGGCGCGTGGGTGTTGATGCCGCCGTATCTGCTTTATTATCCGGACAAAAATGGCGACGACATTCCTGATGGCGACCCCACGGTGCACCTCACCGGCTTTGGTTTGGAGGACACTCACTCCGGCGCGAACAGCCTACGGTGGGGACCGGACGGCTGGATTTACGGCGCGCACGGCAGCACTTGCACCGCAGAGATTCAGGGCATCAAATTTCTCGGCCAAGCGATTTGGCGCTATCATCCGCCGACCAAACGTTTTGAAGTTTTTGCTGAGGGTGGCGGCAATACGTATTGCCTCGATTTTGATCGCAATGGCCGAACGCTCTCCGGCACCAACTACGGCAACACCCGCGGCGTCCACTACGTGCAAGGGGGTTGCTACATCAAAGGCTGGGCCAAACACGGGCCGCTGATCAACCCGCATGCGTTTGGGTTTTACAAACACATGGCGCACGAGGGCTACACGAAGCGGTTTCCGCAATCGATGATTGTTTACGAAGGCGGCGCCCTGCCCGGGTACGAGGGCAACATCATCTCCGGCATGTCGTTGGTGAATCGCGTGCAGGCTAGCCGGTTGTATCCGGATAACTCTACCTTCCGCACCGTCGATACCCCGCCGATGGTTACCACTGAGGATCGTTGGTTTCGCATTGTCGACACCAAGGCGGGGCCGGATGGGGCCGTGTACTTCGCCGATTGGTACGATAGCCGTTTAAGCCATCTCGATCCGCGCGACACCTGGCATAAAAGCAGCGGTCGCATTTATCGGATGCACGCCAAAGACGCCAAGCCCAGCAAACCTTTTGACTACAGCAAACTCTCTACCACCGAACTACTCAACCTACTTGGGCATCCGAACAAATGGCACCGGCAAACCGCGCAGCGATTGATCGCCGACCGTCGCAATGCCTCGATTGTCCCCGATCTCACTCGGGAGTTCATGAACTTCAAAGGCCAAGGCGCCCTCGAAATTTTCTGGGCCATCAACCATAGCGGCGGCTTCACCCCCAAGTTCGCCGAAAAAACACTCACCCACGCGAATCCCTTCGTTCGATTTTGGACCATCCGTCTGTTGGGCGACAGCCACACGATGACGCCCACGCTCCGCGCCAAACTCATCGCGCTGGCTAAAACCGAAACCCACGCCGAAGTCCGCAGTTGCCTCGCGGCCTCCTGCAAACGCTGGGTCGCCAAGGATAGTTTCCCAATCCTCGCCGCGCTTATTCACCGCAATGAAGATGTGAATGACAAACACATCCCGCTGCTCATTTGGTGGGCCCTCGAAAACAAAGCCGTCAGCGGCAGCGGGGATCTGACCCGGTTGCTCACCGACAAATCCATTTGGGCAGCACCGATGACGCAAACGCACTTGATCAAGCGCCTCGGCCAACGCTTCACTGCCGAGCCCACATCGGCCAATCTAAAAACTGCTGCCCGCCTGCTCGCCCTCGCCCCCACCGCCGCCGATCGCACCAAATTCGCCGTCGGAATGGAGGAAGGACTACGCGGCAATTCGGTGCAAAACCCGCCCAAGGCGTTGTTGGCCGAGACCAGTAAATTGTGGAACGCCAGCAAACACACGCCCACGCTCATCAGCCTCGCCACACGATTGGGGCTTCCCGAGGCGATGGGCGAAGCCATTGCGCTGGTGAAAAACCCGAAGACCTCCGCCAGCGAACGGCGCGCGTTGACAAAGCTTCTTTCCGAGCGCCGCAGTGACAGCGCGCTGGATCTGCTGCTCTCCCAATTCAAGACAGAAAAAACCAGCAGCCGCCGCATCGAGTTGATGACCGCGTTGCAGCGTTTTGAACATGATTCCGTGGGCACGGTGTTGCTCGCGCGTTATGCAGAAATGCCCCAACGTGAACGCGAGTCCGCCCAGAATATTCTAAGTAGCCGCGCGAATTGGTCGTTGGAATTTATCACTGCTATCGACGCGGGCAAAATCAAACGCGAAGACGTCCGCCCCGCCACGGTGTTGGCGATGCAAAGCCACAAACAAAAAACCATCGCCGCGCTCGTCAAAAAACATTGGGGCCAATTGCGCCAAAGCACCGAAGCCAAGCAGCAGCGGATGCAGTCCGTCGCCGCGCTCATTGCCGAAAATCAAGGCGACGCCGAGGCGGGCAAACTGGTTTTTGCAATCGCCTGTGCCGCGTGCCATCGCTTGCGCGGCCAAGGAGGCAACATCGGCCCCAGCCTCGATGCCTATCAGCTGAACAATCCCGGTTTCCTCATCCCCGCCGTGGTTGATCCCAGCCTCGGCATTCGTGAGGAGTACGCCGGATTCAACGTGGTCACCAAAGACAATCAGCGCCTCACCGGATTCATTGCCCAAACCGCGCCCAAATTCATCGTCCTGCGCGACCTCGCTCAAAACTCCATCACCCTCCCCCGCAAGGAAATCAAAGACCTCCAGGCAATGCCGGTCTCCCTGATGCCCGAAGGTTTGCTCGACACCCTCACGCCCCAGCAGGTGCGCGACTTGTTTGCATTTTTGATGGCGAAATAA
- a CDS encoding LL-diaminopimelate aminotransferase: MAYINEHYLKLQAGYLFPEIGRRVKEFTEANPVAAARLIRCGIGDVTEALPPACTEALHAAVDEMADRATFKGYGPEHGYDFLRESISDNDFQARGVKVAADEIFVSDGAKCDTANILDILGHQNRIAITDPVYPVYLDTNVMAGHTDDADGAGQYGKIIYLPCTAENNFVPATPDEKADIIYLCYPNNPTGATATREQLAAWVAYAQENDALILYDAAYEAFIQDGDIPHSIYEIAGARNCAIEFRSFSKNAGFTGTRCAFTVIPKELTGTDSNGNAHSLHSLWSRRTATKFNGTSYPVQKAAAAVYSDAGKTQVQELITHYMGNAKILREAAIAAGLEVFGGTNAPYIWLKTPNTIPSWDIFDRVLNEAAVVITPGAGFGNAGEGYFRISAFNSRANAEEVAERIGAMAW; this comes from the coding sequence ATGGCATACATCAACGAGCATTATTTAAAGCTACAGGCGGGCTATCTCTTTCCCGAGATCGGCCGCCGCGTGAAGGAATTTACTGAGGCCAACCCTGTGGCTGCCGCGCGGCTCATTCGCTGCGGCATTGGCGATGTGACCGAGGCGCTGCCGCCCGCTTGCACCGAGGCGCTGCACGCGGCGGTGGATGAGATGGCCGATCGCGCAACGTTCAAAGGCTACGGTCCGGAACACGGTTATGATTTTTTGCGCGAATCGATTTCGGATAACGACTTTCAAGCGCGCGGCGTCAAGGTGGCCGCCGATGAAATTTTTGTGTCCGACGGTGCCAAGTGCGACACCGCGAACATCCTCGACATTCTCGGCCACCAAAACCGCATCGCCATCACCGACCCCGTTTACCCCGTGTACCTTGATACCAACGTAATGGCCGGCCACACCGATGACGCCGATGGCGCGGGCCAATACGGCAAAATTATTTATCTCCCGTGCACTGCGGAAAATAATTTTGTGCCCGCCACCCCCGATGAAAAGGCGGACATTATTTATCTGTGCTACCCCAACAACCCCACCGGCGCCACCGCCACGCGCGAGCAACTCGCCGCTTGGGTGGCGTACGCACAGGAAAACGATGCACTAATTTTATACGATGCCGCGTACGAAGCGTTCATCCAAGACGGCGACATCCCGCATTCGATTTATGAAATCGCCGGCGCACGCAACTGTGCCATTGAGTTTCGCAGCTTCTCCAAAAACGCCGGCTTCACCGGCACCCGCTGCGCCTTCACTGTGATCCCCAAGGAATTGACGGGCACAGATTCCAATGGTAACGCCCACAGTTTGCACAGCTTGTGGTCGCGCCGTACGGCGACAAAATTCAACGGCACCAGTTACCCCGTCCAAAAGGCCGCCGCCGCTGTATACAGTGATGCGGGCAAAACCCAAGTGCAGGAACTCATCACACATTATATGGGCAACGCCAAAATCCTCCGCGAAGCTGCCATCGCTGCGGGCCTCGAAGTTTTCGGTGGCACTAACGCCCCGTACATTTGGCTCAAGACCCCCAACACCATCCCAAGCTGGGACATCTTCGACCGCGTCCTCAACGAAGCGGCCGTGGTCATCACTCCCGGCGCCGGCTTTGGCAACGCCGGCGAAGGCTACTTCCGCATCAGCGCCTTCAACAGCCGCGCGAATGCAGAAGAGGTTGCGGAGCGGATTGGGGCGATGGCGTGGTGA
- a CDS encoding PQQ-like beta-propeller repeat protein, translating to MKRISILSLFVAFTVAADWPQWRGPNRNGVVADGVPLLDAFPKEGLRRLWVSEFIPSDDDGGHGSVVVAGQRVYLALVWHTDVPTQTRAIDDLVLRKLGNRGVSILGDKLVAKMELDRMGLSPRLRGEKLTEWSDKWVSENLNKEQQEMLGSWVASRFKKGKSAVPIKDFQKLATMREHRFPDDAAFKKWLGEQEFSDAVKTQVVNTVPATRKVAQDVVICLDAISGKTLWKTEMPGEPTGRRSSSTPCVADGRVYAMGGRQALCVDAATGKPVWSAVLPGRNVASSFLIAEGKAFVMAGRLVALDAGSGKVAWESDDARGGNSSPVYWENDGKSFLIVNAGREVVCLNPADGKLVWRVKGGGDSTPVVDGNRMAVYSHDKKIGLAGYSISAMGAKMLWNIPIEARRTQSTPMIYDGHVYLAGGDTQMCVEMETGKMKWKEKRLSNISSPFIADGRLFTFEKKGSELVMLRADPLAHYEIGKARVRAMWCPSPVLSRGKLFLRMDNGVACFDLKAGK from the coding sequence ATGAAACGCATATCAATTCTATCCTTGTTCGTTGCCTTTACCGTTGCCGCAGACTGGCCGCAATGGCGTGGGCCGAACCGCAATGGCGTGGTGGCCGATGGCGTGCCGTTGCTCGATGCTTTCCCGAAGGAGGGGTTGAGGCGGCTTTGGGTGAGTGAGTTTATCCCGAGCGATGACGATGGCGGACACGGCAGCGTGGTGGTGGCGGGCCAGCGGGTATACTTGGCGCTGGTGTGGCATACGGATGTGCCGACGCAGACACGGGCCATCGATGACTTGGTGTTGCGTAAGCTGGGTAATCGCGGGGTGTCCATTCTGGGCGACAAACTGGTGGCAAAAATGGAATTGGACCGGATGGGGCTCAGCCCGCGTCTGCGAGGAGAGAAGTTGACGGAGTGGAGTGACAAATGGGTGTCGGAGAATTTAAATAAGGAACAACAGGAGATGCTGGGGAGTTGGGTTGCCAGTCGATTCAAAAAGGGAAAGTCGGCGGTTCCCATCAAGGATTTTCAGAAGTTGGCCACGATGCGCGAGCATCGGTTCCCGGATGATGCAGCGTTTAAAAAATGGCTGGGTGAACAGGAATTCAGCGATGCGGTGAAGACACAAGTGGTGAACACCGTGCCGGCTACACGCAAGGTGGCACAGGACGTGGTGATTTGTTTGGACGCCATCTCGGGCAAGACGCTTTGGAAGACAGAGATGCCGGGCGAGCCAACGGGCAGGCGGTCGTCGAGCACGCCGTGTGTGGCCGATGGGCGGGTTTATGCCATGGGCGGGCGGCAGGCGCTTTGCGTGGATGCGGCCACGGGCAAGCCGGTGTGGTCGGCGGTGTTGCCCGGCAGGAATGTGGCATCATCATTTTTGATCGCGGAAGGGAAAGCATTCGTGATGGCGGGGCGGCTGGTCGCGCTGGATGCGGGTTCCGGTAAGGTGGCGTGGGAAAGCGATGATGCGCGGGGCGGAAATTCGTCGCCGGTATATTGGGAGAATGATGGCAAATCATTTTTAATTGTGAACGCGGGCCGGGAAGTGGTTTGCCTGAACCCCGCCGACGGCAAGCTAGTGTGGCGGGTGAAGGGCGGGGGCGACTCCACGCCAGTGGTCGATGGAAATCGAATGGCGGTTTACAGCCACGACAAAAAAATCGGGCTGGCCGGTTACAGCATTTCCGCAATGGGTGCCAAAATGCTCTGGAACATTCCAATCGAGGCGCGGCGAACACAGTCCACGCCGATGATTTACGATGGCCATGTTTACCTCGCCGGCGGTGACACGCAAATGTGTGTGGAGATGGAAACCGGCAAGATGAAGTGGAAGGAGAAACGGCTGAGCAACATCTCCTCGCCTTTCATCGCTGACGGTCGGCTGTTTACTTTTGAGAAAAAAGGGAGCGAGCTGGTGATGTTGCGCGCCGACCCGTTGGCGCACTACGAAATCGGCAAGGCACGCGTGCGCGCCATGTGGTGCCCATCGCCGGTGCTCAGCCGCGGGAAATTGTTTTTGCGAATGGACAATGGAGTGGCCTGTTTTGATTTGAAGGCGGGGAAATGA